A region of the Bradysia coprophila strain Holo2 unplaced genomic scaffold, BU_Bcop_v1 contig_232, whole genome shotgun sequence genome:
ACGAAAGGACATAAAATATGTACCCACGTGAATGCACCATTTgctttcgtttaattttacaattgttTGTAAATGATATGTGGCTTAGTCGTGGGAAAAAATGGGGTAAAGTAGTGAAAACGATTTCAATCAGTTTAAATACGAAGTTACTTCACGACTGAAATAAATCATTATTATGGGACTCGAGGGTCTAGCGACAAGCTAACGTATCTCAAAATAGAGCTAACTAAAATAACATTGGTTCTATTTTGAGATTTTGTCGCGTTCTCCACGGCAACGGAAGTGGTTTCTTCTACGATTACTCGAATTCGGTTCGGAACACTTGAAGAATATTCTTTCTTCTATTTGTCCCAACATAGATATCTTTCCGTCGTCATTTAGAGAAATGATATTTGTCATGCATTGGcggaataaaaatttcaacaatagTCAAATATGATACGTTCAAAGCGAAGCGAGAGCCAACTTTTactgttattttattttgtcttcTCTGGTTGTTTTTAACCTCGTTTTTAACTGCTCACTGCAGCACATTCCAATTGTTGCTTTGTAGGCCAATAAATTCACATCggtaaaaattctttttgaatGTTTGCCGACTTCCTGCGACATTATTTCCCAATCTATACCTTCAATTGTAtctatttatttcacagtcgTTTTCAAGTCATTGCAGCTCCTTTCTCTGTTTGGAGACTGTAGTTTTGCAGTTAAAGTAAAAGAATATTTCAATGTCTTCTGTTATCTTCAACAGTCAACAGATCTAGTTGCTTCCTCTACGTAAACGAAATCAatatacacatcgtgtgcctaaaaaagcattgccctaacttttagaaacggctagtcatctgttatcgacaacgactaCAAATGTAAATCATGAGCTAAGGCTAGTGTCCTCTTATATAACGAAACGAATgttcaatgaaataaaagtttttgtatCAAGCTCAATGAGATGctttacacaaatgaagtaacagatttaattattttgttgctatatgcttgccgtttgtaaaaggttaattgagaaaaatgttggatgcaactcggtgataatagtacattttgttactagtgacgaaaaattCAGCTTTCATCGCGAGTCACaaatgacgatttttgtgcttgaaaactgaaataagacgaaaccacaacaccATTAACATAGAAACCACTCTACAGCCATTTCAACAACGAAGCATGCACACTTGATCGTGCccggaaaaatatatatgaaaatcaattttcggcTGGAGAGTACTTTCTTGGCCACAAATACCTCTCTCTGGGaagtacagaaaaattgactttttggTTGTAGAGTGAGtgtcgaaaaacaaaaatgctttTTCATAACTAGgatccgtccaatatgaaaaatactatttgtaccacggactaaaagtcttttttagcgtattcgattccagacctcgccttcggctccgtctggaaacttctcacacgctaaaaaagactttaagtcctaggtatgaaatgtactattttaggcacacgatatgtattgtcacactcggtcTGCGGCCTTGTCTAGTGCCTACTGGACTACTATACAGTTTAACCagtactctctctagcaaacaaactctcttAAAAGATCCGATTAATGGTGTAAAATTAGTTCGAGAAACTTCTTCATCAGACAAAAAGTGAACAGACTCACGAATCGTGAACAAGTAGCAGAGTTTCACAAACATCTTTACCACTTTAATAAatgtagtttgtttgctagacgTAAACCGTAAATGTCTTGTTATAAGCCAAAACTTCTAACATTTCCGAGGAGACGATTATTATTGAATAAGCTGCGCTGGGTAAatcatataaaaaataattaaatcaacGAATTAATAAGTTAATCCGACGAAACCAACGGATTTACcgcacaataaaaaatttattattaattttcacACCCTCACTCATCACCCGTTTTCCCTCCGTTTATTATCATTGGCAGTATTGTAAAAGTTTACAAACGAAAGCTTAACAAccagaacaaaaatttaataaagtcATCGCCTGTCATGATACTTAAATCCCTGGgtattaaaatcaaaacaaattacAGCATATTAGATCCCcattttatacataaaatataataaacaCCGGCATCGAATCACCACCACCATCACCgccagcagcaacaacaacaacaacatcagtAACAACAACCATCATCCACACTTCTCCTCCCTCACTCAACAATATCATGTTGAATATGGTATTAAGCCGGGAGAAATCTAATAATTTGcacattcaaaattcattacGAAATGCATGATAATGCGTAAAACATAAGGTTTTGCGGCGCGGCGCTTTAAATGATATTCAAACGATTTATTAAACAGAAAGTGTATAATAATTGGATCAGGCTTTTGTTCCACATAATGTTATTATGTGTGTGGGTTGTGGGTGTGTTTCGAAACATAAATACATTATGTTAGGGTGTTGATTTGGTTATATTATTCATCCGTGCAGGCCTTTTTCAGCTGttcgttttattaaaaacCCTTCATAGAATCCTCTAAAACGATGTTCCCGAATGCCCAATCACTCTGGGTATGAATATAGAGCAGGACcttaagaattttaattttgaaaattccgagaaaattctgaaattaaaattctctaaaataaacCGTGGAATATCGAAAAAGGTTCCTTACTTCTAAGTCAGATCCTTCCACTCCACATAGTAGTGTCGTACATTGAAATTcctaaatttcatttccatagCCATGGCTTGAGATCTACCATTTCAAAAATACCAAACTTGTCCTATTCACTATATCTGTCTAGTATGTAGGTAAGTCGACCTACTCGAAAGACGTTTTcaagtaattttcatttccaattttaaccgAAATTAAGTTACGAACTTAGTCGAATGATGTGGTCTTTGGACTAATTTACCATGCATTCTGACACTCTGACCACACAAAACGAAGCTAATATAGCAGTGATGCACACCGACCAATTGCTGCCAGTTAATTAAAAAAGCTAACGTaatgactattcgcaggcgcctgcctATAGCCAAATTATTACTGAAGATGCTCCCTTATACgaaatgctattggcaggcgcctgccaatagcattttctcttttataCAGGCTATTGGCCaacgcctgccaatagcatgtttccttttacaaatactATTTGCAGGTGAAAtggcctgccaatagcatctacGAAAAGCTAATTAGTTGAGCCGATACCAACAAAACGGTGACAAACGGTTCGTTAGATATATACAGCTTGTGTCAGACTGACACATTAATTTGACCTTTGTTTAATAAACGTTCATCTGCAGTGTGAATGCCACACAAAGCAAATTGTAATTCGTTTATTCTAAACAACTCAGTTGATGAAGCTAATGAACTTGAATCTGATAAATGGTTCTTAACATTGAACAGCAGGTGCATACATTACGGTCAATTTCGCTTGGTTATTGCACAAATTGATGCAACAATTGACTTTATGATGGATGTTAAACGCAATTTTATGCAATAATATTTATCAATGATTCAATCTTAAGTCATTTAAACATCcgttacaaaaataaaatcagttAAATAGAGTTACAGAAGGTGAAGGTGCCGCTAGTCCTTGTGtcttaatttacaaaataactgaaatcgctCGAAACCTGTCTAAACTCTAAACTCTAAAATTTTTGACAAGGAGAATTTTCCACTACAAAAATTGTGTCACAAGAAGGGGCAGATGATGCGGCTTCCTTCGTAGAATGTCCTTAAAAATTGTGaggtttcctcaacatctacCATTTTTTGACGCATATTTttggagaaaattttctttgtttaaatttttgaatgcaGACACACAAGAACTTGCGTCACTATTCACCTTTACCCTTTGGGGGTCTTTTTGACTGATGCCAGTTTTATTTGGAAGTAAGTTGAAAGCAGGTTGTCTCTGTCGAAATAACCTAAATTCATTTACCAACCAACTCGTTActgaaaatcctttttttaattttttttattatctgacttgcgtcacgcccgcttaatACCGTGCGGGCATGACGAGCTAATCTGGTTGTTCCTATATTGCATCTAGCAAACAGTTTAAGTAAGGCTGTTGTGTGAGATTGATCTGGTCACAATGATTTGTGGTCTGTTATTCGCTTTATTGTTCACAAAAATCAACGCTGCAAATTTAACCACTGGCTGTCGATTCCTCGATGTTACCGAAGAATATGTGGAAATAAATTGCCGAAGCGATTACATTGCGCCCGACTGCTCTTTATCGTCCGAAAATGTGAGACATGTTAAAGTCAGCGAATGTGCTATTGGTGAATTATTTGAAGCGATCAATTCGTATCGGAATTTAAGTGGAATCGATATATCTTGGTCACAAATGTCAGATCAAGAATTAAGATCCATTTCTTGGGACTATCCAAATTTGACAAAGTTAAATTTGTCGCATAACGACATTTCCATGCTACCAAACACAAAATACACCGACCAAGGAATCTCCACCAAACTCATATACCACGACTATTTTCGAATCTATTCCGAATTATTATCGTCGAAAGTCGATCCATCGCAAATAGGAAAACTCTGGCAACTCACCGACATGGAAATATTGGATTTGAGTTTCAATCGGATCAAGTGGATTGATGACGACAGTTTCAaacattttggcaaattgaaAGAGCTGCATCTGGTCGGCAATCCAATCGAGCACTTGGGATGCAACATCTTTCTGCCGATCATGAATCATGCTGTAGTGCACATCTCCTGGGATAGTGTTAGGTCAATTGAGACGAGCTGCTTGAAAGAGACACTTCAAATTGAGACGAACagcgaaaataaaatcgatttacGGATGAAAGTCAGCAATGGCAGTGAAGACATTCTTAGGagaaatttaatcaattacGCGGACGGGAGaatctatgaaaatatttcggatGTACTTCAATGGCGTGGATCAAATTTCCGGGGGTTCCTTTTCTCATCAAATATTCTGACTAATCTCAATGAGGAAATGCTTCGGGATTACACGGGATTTACGTATCTACGACTGAGAAACATGGGTTTGTCGGAAATTGACTCTGACGTGTTGGACAATCAAATGTTTCTATATTATTTAGACCTGTCGTATAACCAATTTGATGATGAAAATCTCAAACAGTTTTTAATGTCGTCAACTGTAactaaattgatttatttggaGATGTTAAATGTTGCCGGCAATCAACTGAATAATGTTGACGAAATCATTCGAATTATGCCATCACGGCTGACGTTGCTCGATGTATCATCGAATTATTTGGGAAAGATGAACAGACGCTCATTCGAGCGGTACAGAAAATtagaatatttaattttgagtAACACGAATTTGTCAGACATCGAACCGAACATATTCAGATATATGAACTATCTGATTGCTCTAGATATGTCTAACAATCAGTTAGAAAATGTGGACTTTGTTTCGTTCTTGAAAGACGTAAAAACATTGCAGTATTTCAATATCGCggcaaatcaattgaaaaatattccgGAAATAATTGAACTTTTACCACCGACGCTTTTGATGTTAGATTTGTCTTCAAATTTCGTGAATACCTTAAACGGCAACTCGTTTGAAAGGTTCAAAAATTTGGCTTACCTAAATATGAGCCGCTCAAACTTGACAGATATCAAATTCAACCCAATCCCATCCAATACTGCGATCAAATTGAGAATTCTCGACGTTTCGCACAATCACCTGAGCAACATCGATTTCTCGTCATTCTCCAGCATGTTTAAATCGGTGCACCTTTTGCGTCTGGACAACAACGAACTCACTGAGATCGATAGTCTTCATCCGTCCGATTTTCCGGAGCTTTTTTATTTGAGCTTAGCAAACAATCGATTCCCTTGTGGCTACTTGGACACATTCTTAACCAAATGGACCAAATTGAAGATCATCGACATGCCATCGGATCAGTACGATAACAAGTGTCAGATTTGAAAATGCTTCCATTGAAGTGGAATGAAGTTGCACACAAATTAGCATTAGTGTAGAATGGTAGCTTTATTCACGCCTTTATGTTATACCACCATTTTGCACCTCTTTTCCGAATAAAAAGATATTTGAAAGCTAACAGTGTGTGGTTTCAAGAATTATTTGTTCGATAACGAGCCAATTATGCTAAGTCAGCAGGCCGAAACATAAATGGAAAGTGTTACCTTTGTTACGAAACACATACCCTAAGGCCGAaagcacacgagcaatttCGTTGAGATCGACAATTCACACCGCAAgtgtgtgcctaaaatttgaatttcaagtgaacgagtcgatgaaaaagtgaaccgaaaaattcttttcaatgttttcttgtatgaaaatgcGTTAGATTTAGAAGGAATTTCGCacgttccattttgaatttcgaccgcacttatggcgtgaattgTGCAgagttttccattgtaatccgatattcaccacaggctaaacatAATGGAAAATTCAGCATAAAATTGCTCGTTTTGTTTTGGATTAAAATGGTTTAGCAAATTCTCTACAGTAACAGTAGCTACCACGGCAGTGGTCTAAGAAGACCAGGCAAATCGAAATCGTTTTTTTCGCAGAGAGTTGATACgcccaaagtatataaacactgaaggtaacgcaaatcctcagggaatagcaagaaatgCGGACCCCAAGTTTCGGggggtgaatataagatttgttatgttgcatcCGTGACGTTTGGCGcgataatgttgttggaagTGTGTTGTATAGTATTGTGTTTTGGCATGTgttgcaacctaacaaagtaaatttgacttgtgtccaacattataaaaactatattcacccgaaagtagggGTTCGTGTGTTCTTGCGGATTTacgttaccttcagtgtttatatactttgggtaCTCCGGGTGCCATCGTCATATTTTCTTGTCACAAATGTTGTTGCACCTGCTGGAATCGAATGCACTTCACCACTAGCTGCAACTTAacgcaaaaaaattcaatattcaacataacgaaactaaattcacctgaaagtaggGATCCGTGCGTAACTGCACTTTCGTCtcaccttcagtgtttatatactttggttaTGCACCGATGCCTACTATAGTTtcgttatgttgcacacatatcGGATTCACTTGAGTCAAATCGCAGCTTAGTGGTGAGGTGAATTTGGTTCCATACCACCTCTTACCTCGAGCATAACTGTATTTATTTAATCGTTACGTTACGACATTGCGGAAAATGTTGAATGCTTTGAAAGAAACCATTTATGGATGAGCTGAAAGTACCTTTACCTTCAAATATGACGCTTTTCGTTTGCCTGTTAGATCAAGATACTCATTTGGAAAAGGTGTAATTGATCTGGTTGACTCGACTCGAACCTAATcgataaaaatcatttggaaaCACAGCTCGACTCCTAGACATGAACAATGTTCATTGAACGTATAAGAACTATTCGGAGGTTTATGCATTTCTtggtgtgaataaaaacacacaacactTGCAATCGTACACGCATGCAtgcttgaaaatttgtaggcTTTTCGCCGTTGGAAAAATGAGTATTCGTGCtcggagcagtgctatgctttgaaaatgtttttctcatAGTCATATTCTCATGTCAGCTCCAACTTCAGGAGCCTtggttgtaaaaaaaacgttgtgttgaccttgggaaaaaaattaattttttcgggtGACTTCTTGCCCTCGCTACACTCTGACCACAAACAACaccatcgaaatgaaatttccaactttgttTCCCTTGGTgagtaaaatactatttcaatTGTTACTTGGTCCCTGCATAAAATATCTCATGCAACTGGTTGACCCGGTCATCTCGAATCGAGTCGGGTCtatagacaaaaaaaacgtttttgggtAGTACCATAGCACTATCTCCTAGCATTAACTCTCGTATGAcagatgtaaaaaaaaacatccaaATTTTGATACATGTATGCGCATACTGTTGGTTTCAACTCACACCAAGAAAGCATGCGTCAACGAAATAAATGCAACGGCCGGAACACCAACTTCGAAAGGGCACCTTAACCTTGTCTACAATCATCATAAACCGGCTCGCTTCGTCACTTTGTCAAGGAGATGCTACTCTTCGAAAATTGTGGAGTTTTGACTTTTAACTGCTATTGGTCCACTACTATTTGCTGATGAACTGAGTCATTTCGCACctctttcattttgaaatttgatgaTGTTCGATGTCGATGACATGCAATTGTAGgcaaactttcattttgaacaGAATTGGGATCGCTGTACTTAAAACCTTTCAGAATCATCTGTTAGCACCGGAAGATATGATAAGCGACGACCATCTCGGTTTCTAAGACTAACGAATAACTTTGTTTGAGAGATGATCGATTCGGCGAATGAGGAGTAATGAAACGCACCAATTTCTCTCGCGAACCTttgatggcattttattttgcgttaaaaaaataacaattcaaaattgagTGCCCGATAAAAAGTCCCGAGCGTacggaaaacatattttgaaacaaataataaattattcggAATCCAGTCGTTTGTCACGCATTGCGATAGACTTCAATATTCGCACCAATGGCGGATTATCACTGGCTAGTGACTGGATTTCGTGGTAAATCATTTTGTACGGGCCAATATCGCTGATATCGGACCGGGAATATTTGTTGAACATATCAACCAAAATGTTCAGCAATTTTGGTTGTGGATTCTCGGACAGGCGACTCAATAGCGACAAAATATGCTGCGAATCGATATTCGCGAGTGGATAGAAGTCTTCCAGCATTTGTTGAAACAATTCCGGATCCTCGCGGACGATGATATTCAAGATGTATGTGCAAGAAATCGTACTTTTACAACTGCCTTTGGCGATCTCGGACAAAGCCTCCACCTTTCGCATACCCAGCCGAATGCAAGCACGATAAATATGACTGTAAAACGACTTCTTATTGTGCTGGTCACAATGCTCAACGGCGGCTATTAATTCGGACTTCAACTTCCGAATGCTGAATATCTCGCACACGGTCGGAAAGTAATTGATGAACGCCATTCGAACTCTCACAATAAACGACGAGTACAGAGTCAGTACGGTTTCGGTGgggaaaaatttcaacttcttGAGTACCTCGTCCCCAGTCGGCAACTTGTGATTCTTTCGACAGGTATTTTCAGTACAAGCCTCATCAGCCAAGTAACTGAAGCATATCCGATTCAGTAAATATTGCACTTGCTGCTTAAGCAATTCAATTTGGTCGGTGGTTGCAGGTTGCTTCAAATGATCCGGTGGAGGTCTCACACCAATCAATGGCATTACTACCGTATTGGCTTGTCTGTCTGTTGGTAGAGATGGCACATTTATCGATAGGATTGCTGGCCTTAACTCTTCTGTTGTAGTGGGTTGTGGCTCAACAACATTTACAGGAGCGGAAGTAAACTGCTTTGATTCAATCGATTTCAATGACAACGACCGGGTGACAACGCGTGTGTCTCTCTTATTTCTCGCTGCTTTAATCCCACTGTTATTGCGACTTTCGATACGAGGCTCGAGTCTGAGGTCAATGGCGACTGGTGGAGTGGTTTCAGTGTCGACTGGTGGAGTGGTTTCAGTGTCGACTGGTGGAGTGATTTCAGTGTCAACTGGTGGAATGGTTTCAGTGTCAACTGGTGTAGTGGTTTCAGTGTCAACTGGTGGAGTGGTTTCAGTGTCGACTGGTGGAATGGTTTCAGTGTCAACTGGTGGAGTGGTTTCAGTGTCGACTGGTGGAGTGGTTTCTGTGTCGACTGGTGGAGTGATGTTTGTGTCGATTGTCGGAATGATGTCGACTGGTGGAGTGGTTTCAGTGTGGACTGCGGTAGTGATGTCTACTGCGGAAGTGATGTCTACTACGGGAGTGACGTCTACCGTGGAAGTGATGTCTACTGAGCGAGTGAGGTCTACTGTGGGAATGATGTCCACTGCGGAAGTAATGTCTGTGTCGACTAGTGGAACGATTCTTTTGTCGCCTGGTGGACTGATGTCAGGGTCAACTGGTGGACCGATATCAGTGTCGATTAGTGAAATGACATCATTTGGTCGAGTGATGTCTGTGTCAACTGATGAAGTGATgctttttctgtaaaattaattttaatttgtaacGAAAACGTCTTAAGAATATGAGAGAGCGATCGGAAATTAGCGCCTTTAATTCAATGGAATTCTCGAAGATAcaaacaaaaccgaaaatgGTAAAACTCCTCCGTGCATTTCTATTCGAATGGGATCGGGGAATACTAACTCGAATTGAATCTGTAGTTGTATAGCAAATGTACGAagatttaaagattttattcGCTGGAATGGTTTACAGGAAAAAACTTACGTTTGATGTGATGACGTATTGGAGAGCTTATCATCCTCGTCGTCCTCATCTTCTGAAGGCTCATAGTCCAAATCGGTTgaataattatcgaaattccAATTCGTAGATGTTACAGTGCGTTGCGGGACCATCACTTCTTGAGTAGCTTTCATTTCTGGAGGGATTATGGCCGGTGACGTGACTCGCATATCTGGCGTCACTTCGACCATCGGCTCAATAACACAATGCTGTTTCTCGGTCGTCTGTGTAGTCATACTCAGTGGAATCGCTGAATCAACGGTTTGTGAAGCGGATGGAGTGctgtaattattatttgccatTTAGAAAGGAAACGAAAGCAACGACACAAAAATCATCGAATTTCCATTATTCGCAACGCAACCAAACTGTAAAGAAGAACTTGATACTTACGAGTCTACAGCCGCACCTCCAGAACGATAGTTATGAGTACAACAGTTGTTGTACACGTCCCGAACATCGGTGTCAACGTGACTCGCCGGCGTTTGTTTCGGAGTGGAACTGTATGGTGAGGTAATATCCAACGAAAAGCTTCCATTGCAGAATCCGGTATCGGTCGATGCTGGTGTAGTCCGTTTCATTGACAAGTCCAGTGGTTCACAAACATCGTCTGTCGTATCGTCCACATCGTCCACCGGTTCTTTGTCATAAATTTGCTGAGCCGTCCGAATATTTGATGTGAAATCCAAAAATGTGGACAGTTGGTATGCTTCGTCTTCCTGGGATATCGGTGAAGgaaaatcaatgaattttttgaagaCTTGTTGAAAGGCAAAGTGACTGGTGGCCTTTCGCGGTCTAAAATGTAgactaatttgaattttcaattttgcagTTGATTTTCAACACGAAAATGAGGGCGAATCTTGTGCAATAGTAGATGGTAGAAGTTCAGGTTGTAAATTTATGCTTTCTGGACGAATGAGACTTATATATGTAAATCAGGACGATGTTCTTTACTTGGGACAGCTTTACTGTAGTTAGTTCCTTTTGCTATTGCCATCTAGAAATTATCCGAAACGAACCAACTACCTAACCGAAATGTGACTGGTAACTATACAGAAACTGGGTTCACAGAAAATGGGGCATTGAACCGAGCCGAGGGGTCGATAAGTTACCAAACATGAAATTAATTCCGTGGACGAATTG
Encoded here:
- the LOC119076041 gene encoding protein artichoke-like; translated protein: MICGLLFALLFTKINAANLTTGCRFLDVTEEYVEINCRSDYIAPDCSLSSENVRHVKVSECAIGELFEAINSYRNLSGIDISWSQMSDQELRSISWDYPNLTKLNLSHNDISMLPNTKYTDQGISTKLIYHDYFRIYSELLSSKVDPSQIGKLWQLTDMEILDLSFNRIKWIDDDSFKHFGKLKELHLVGNPIEHLGCNIFLPIMNHAVVHISWDSVRSIETSCLKETLQIETNSENKIDLRMKVSNGSEDILRRNLINYADGRIYENISDVLQWRGSNFRGFLFSSNILTNLNEEMLRDYTGFTYLRLRNMGLSEIDSDVLDNQMFLYYLDLSYNQFDDENLKQFLMSSTVTKLIYLEMLNVAGNQLNNVDEIIRIMPSRLTLLDVSSNYLGKMNRRSFERYRKLEYLILSNTNLSDIEPNIFRYMNYLIALDMSNNQLENVDFVSFLKDVKTLQYFNIAANQLKNIPEIIELLPPTLLMLDLSSNFVNTLNGNSFERFKNLAYLNMSRSNLTDIKFNPIPSNTAIKLRILDVSHNHLSNIDFSSFSSMFKSVHLLRLDNNELTEIDSLHPSDFPELFYLSLANNRFPCGYLDTFLTKWTKLKIIDMPSDQYDNKCQI